In a genomic window of Magnolia sinica isolate HGM2019 chromosome 14, MsV1, whole genome shotgun sequence:
- the LOC131225250 gene encoding kinesin-like protein KIN-14U: protein MFEESSEQISPPSEEVGEPLETSLGLKLDSFNGLPAVSQLPESPPVPTVYTDVNVVPEHEKKGLEEAISNLQGEITALRSKRHSLKEKRRQALNTILDIKGSIRVFCRVRPFLSIDRRKIHRSISTGSDNIIVRSAGCRKEFNFDKVFPQEATQEDVFVEVEPVLKSALDGHNVCIFAFGQTGTGKTFTMEGTSDQPGIVPRAMEELFHQASQDSSVSFTFSMSMLEVYMGSLRDLLAQKPSSRMGESVSKCALNIQTGSNGSVEIERLTDVAITDFTQASRWYAKGRRARSTSWTNVNEASSRSHCLTRIIIGRSGDTKEGKTEPSKLWMVDLGGSERLLKTGAIGQTLNEGKAINLSLSALGDVIAALKRKRNHVPYRNSKLTQILRDSLGDGSKALMLVHVSPSVDDVGETICSLNFAGRARSVESNRELPEDLKKQKEKRIAELDQQMRDAEEECQKIRNHILAAEFLLQEKKKLYSVTYQQQEDQKEFPKGPQADHTKITESPRTAEKAVRRSSSNSLPHFMTSTACSRHRQGVDGETSGRVRMLRSGNGSSIELFGSQSLSYPDQYFRAHLRSTKIKHVTQDARKPGQGEPNSPHMESPKFSSLGSRSSSIPRNKRVSTSYSNFRVPTCHHRRRMSDLS, encoded by the exons ATGTTCGAAGAATCCTCCGAACAGATCTCTCCGCCTTCAGAAGAAGTGGGAGAACCTCTGGAGACTTCTCTTGGGTTGAAGTTGGATTCATTCAATGGGCTTCCAGCTGTTTCTCAATTGCCTGAGTCGCCTCCTGTTCCAACTGTTTACACGGATGTAAATGTGGTACCTGAGCATGAAAAGAAAGGGCTCGAAGAAGCAATTTCAAACCTCCAAG GAGAAATCACGGCATTGAGATCTAAGCGTCATTCtttaaaagaaaaacggagacaAGCACTAAATACAATATTGGACATCAAAG GCAGCATTAGAGTTTTTTGTCGAGTTCGCCCCTTCCTATCAATCGATAGGAGAAAGATCCATCGATCCATTTCTACTGGATCAGATAATATCATAGTTAGATCTGCCGGGTGTAGGAAAGAATTCAATTTCGATAAGGTTTTTCCTCAGGAGGCGACACAAG AAGACGTTTTCGTAGAAGTCGAGCCAGTTCTCAAATCTGCACTTGATGGGCATAATGTATGCATTTTCGCATTTGGTCAGACTGGCACTGGGAAGACCTTTACTATG GAAGGGACAAGTGATCAGCCGGGGATTGTTCCTCGAGCTATGGAAGAACTCTTCCATCAAGCTTCTCAAGATAGCTCTGTCTCTTTTACTTTCTCAATGAGCATGTTGGAGGTTTACATGGGTAGTCTGCGGGATCTACTGGCACAAAAGCCATCATCAAGAATGGGGGAATCAGTCTCTAAATG TGCTCTCAACATTCAAACAGGTTCTAATGGGTCCGTGGAAATAGAGAGGCTCACTGATGTGGCAATAACTGATTTTACGCAAGCAAGTCGGTGGTATGCCAAAGGGAGAAGAGCCCGATCTACGTCGTGGACGAATGTCAATGAGGCATCTAGCAGATCTCATTG CTTGACTAGAATTATCATTGGCCGATCTGGGGACACCAAAGAAGGTAAAACAGAACCTAGCAAATTGTGGATGGTGGACCTTGGAGGAAGTGAGCGGTTGCTGAAGACGGGAGCTATTGGTCAGACACTGAATGAAGGAAAAGCTATAAATTTGTCGCTATCAGCTCTTGGAGATGTCATCGCAGCACTGAAAAGAAAGCGTAATCACGTTCCTTACAG GAATAGCAAGCTGACTCAAATTCTCAGAGATTCTCTTG GCGATGGTTCAAAAGCTTTGATGCTTGTGCACGTTAGTCCAAGTGTAGATGATGTTGGAGAGACGATCTGCTCATTGAACTTTGCGGGAAGAGCAAGATCTGTAGAATCCAATAGAGAACTTCCAGAG GACTTGAAGAAGCAGAAGGAGAAGAGGATTGCTGAGCTGGATCAGCAGATGAGGGATGCCGAAGAAGAATGCCAGAAGATCAGAAATCACATACTCGCAGCAGAGTTCCTGTTACAGGAAAAGAAGAAGCTTTATTCGGTTACCTACCAACAACAGGAAGACCAAAAAGAATTCCCAAAAGGCCctcaagcagaccacacaaaAATCACAGAAAGTCCCCGAACTGCCGAAAAAGCTGTCCGCAGGAGCAGTTCTAATTCGCTTCCTCACTTCATGACTTCTACAGCATGCAGTCGCCATCGGCAAGGTGTGGATGGAGAGACGAGTGGAAGAGTGAGAATGCTGAGATCTGGAAATGGAAGCTCAATCGAACTGTTTGGATCCCAATCCCTCAGTTATCCAGACCAATATTTCAGAGCACACTTACGGAGCACAAAGATCAAGCACGTGACCCAAGATGCCAGAAAACCCGGGCAGGGAGAGCCAAACTCTCCCCACATGGAAAGTCCAAAATTCAGCAGCTTGGGCTCGAGGTCATCATCAATTCCCCGAAACAAGAGGGTCTCGACATCTTATTCGAATTTTAGAGTTCCAACATGTCATCACCGAAGAAGAATGTCTGACCTGAGCTAA